A genomic region of Salvelinus namaycush isolate Seneca chromosome 7, SaNama_1.0, whole genome shotgun sequence contains the following coding sequences:
- the LOC120050276 gene encoding pollen-specific leucine-rich repeat extensin-like protein 3, whose product MYTRPAEYTRPPSPVHQASQPSTPGLPAQYTRPPSPVHQASQTSTPGPPAQYTRPPSPVHQTSQPSTPDLPAQYTRPPSPVHKASRRSTPGQPITQGLPAQYTRPPRPVHKAFQPSTPGQPSTQGLPAQYTRPPGPVHQASPLHKASQPSTPGLPAQYTRPAHYTRPPSPVHKASQPSTPGLPAQYTRPAHYTRPPGPVHQASPVHKASRPSIPGQPITQGLPAQYTRPPGPVYQASPLLKASRPSTPGQPSKPGLPAQYTRTP is encoded by the coding sequence ATGTACACCAGACCAGCCGAGTACACCAGGCCTCCCAGCCCAGTACACCAGGCCTCCCAGCCCAGTACACCAGGCCTCCCAGCCCAGTACACCAGGCCTCCCAGCCCAGTACACCAGGCCTCCCAGACCAGTACACCAGGCCCCCCAGCCCAGTACACCAGACCTCCCAGCCCAGTACACCAGACCTCCCAGCCCAGTACACCAGACCTCCCAGCCCAGTACACCAGGCCTCCCAGCCCAGTACACAAGGCCTCCCGGCGCAGTACACCAGGCCAGCCCATTACACAAGGCCTCCCTGCCCAGTACACCAGGCCTCCCAGGCCAGTACACAAGGCCTTCCAGCCCAGTAcaccaggccagcccagtacaCAAGGCCTCCCCGCCCAGTACACCAGGCCTCCCGGCCCAGTACACCAGGCCAGCCCATTACACAAGGCCTCCCAGCCCAGTACACCAGGCCTCCCGGCCCAGTACACCAGGCCAGCCCATTACACAAGGCCTCCCAGCCCAGTACACAAGGCCTCCCAGCCCAGTACACCAGGCCTCCCGGCCCAGTACACCAGGCCAGCCCATTACACAAGGCCTCCCGGCCCAGTAcaccaggccagcccagtacaCAAGGCCTCCCGGCCCAGTATACCAGGCCAGCCCATTACACAAGGCCTCCCCGCCCAGTACACAAGGCCTCCCGGCCCAGTATACCAGGCCAGCCCATTACTCAAGGCTTCCCGGCCCAGTACACCAGGCCAGCCCAGTAAACCAGGCCTCCCCGCCCAGTACACAAGGACTCCATAG